A genomic window from Pseudogulbenkiania sp. MAI-1 includes:
- the rpmF gene encoding 50S ribosomal protein L32, whose protein sequence is MAVQQNKKSPSKRGMHRAHDFLTAPALAVEPTTGEAHLRHHISPNGFYRGRKVVKTKGE, encoded by the coding sequence ATGGCCGTTCAACAGAACAAAAAGTCCCCGTCCAAGCGTGGCATGCACCGCGCCCACGATTTCCTGACCGCCCCGGCGCTGGCCGTTGAGCCGACCACCGGTGAAGCCCACCTGCGTCACCACATCAGCCCGAACGGTTTCTACCGTGGCCGCAAAGTCGTAAAGACCAAGGGCGAGTAA
- a CDS encoding Rossmann-like and DUF2520 domain-containing protein, translating to MPSLSIIGAGRLGRTLGRLARDAGYTVVDVLCRDAVHARDAAGFIGAGRAVSQLTQLAPAELYLLAVPDAAIADTAHALAEVGVLPAGALVFHASGAGEASLLAPLAECGVRIGSLHPAFSFAEPARAVTGFGGTLCALEGEESVCSELERLAEALGGRPFRLAPGGKAAYHAALSMASNYLVTLNALALQVAAGAGIDAAVASQLVGGLMRQTLDNTLALGPAAALTGPIVRGDAGTVARHLTAIGDALCADAYRAMGRATLRLAGERLDEAAREKLAGLLAPRAG from the coding sequence ATGCCCAGCCTGAGCATCATCGGTGCCGGCCGGCTGGGGCGCACGCTGGGTCGGCTGGCGCGTGATGCCGGTTATACCGTGGTCGACGTGCTGTGCCGCGACGCCGTGCATGCCCGTGACGCCGCCGGCTTCATCGGCGCCGGGCGCGCCGTAAGCCAGTTGACCCAGCTGGCGCCGGCCGAGCTCTACCTGCTGGCCGTGCCGGATGCGGCGATCGCCGACACGGCACACGCGCTGGCTGAAGTCGGCGTGCTGCCGGCCGGGGCGCTGGTGTTCCACGCCAGTGGTGCCGGCGAGGCGAGTCTGCTGGCGCCCTTGGCCGAGTGCGGGGTACGCATCGGCAGCCTGCACCCGGCATTCTCGTTCGCCGAGCCAGCGCGTGCCGTGACGGGATTCGGCGGCACGCTGTGCGCGTTGGAGGGGGAGGAAAGCGTCTGCAGCGAACTGGAACGGCTGGCCGAAGCCCTCGGCGGACGCCCGTTCCGGCTGGCGCCGGGCGGCAAGGCGGCGTACCACGCCGCGCTGTCGATGGCGTCCAACTACCTGGTGACGCTCAACGCCCTGGCGCTGCAGGTGGCCGCCGGGGCGGGCATCGACGCGGCGGTGGCATCGCAGCTGGTCGGCGGGCTGATGCGCCAGACGCTCGACAACACGCTGGCGCTGGGACCGGCTGCGGCGCTGACCGGACCGATCGTGCGCGGCGACGCCGGCACGGTGGCGCGCCATCTCACCGCCATCGGCGACGCGCTGTGTGCCGATGCCTACCGCGCCATGGGGCGGGCGACGCTGCGGCTGGCGGGAGAGCGGCTGGATGAGGCGGCGCGGGAGAAGCTGGCGGGGCTGCTTGCACCCCGTGCGGGCTAA
- the fabD gene encoding ACP S-malonyltransferase — protein MSFAFVFPGQGSQSLNMMDGFADLPVVKQTFDEASAVLGDDLWAMLKAESADAINATINTQPLMLAAGVATWRAWQAVGGAQPAVVAGHSLGEYSALVAAGALSFADAVKLVRLRAQAMQEAVPAGEGAMAAILNLSDDDIRAACAEAAQGEVVEAVNFNSPGQVVIAGAKAAVERAMELCKAKGAKRALPLPVSVPSHCALMKPAAERLAAALAEVEIKAPAIPVLHNADVASYSDPAQIRDALVRQLYSPVRWTETVQKMAADGIVQLAECGPGKVLAGLAKRIDGNVKGLALTDAAALEAARQELQ, from the coding sequence ATGTCGTTTGCCTTCGTTTTCCCGGGCCAGGGCTCGCAAAGCCTCAACATGATGGATGGCTTTGCCGACCTGCCGGTGGTGAAGCAGACCTTCGACGAAGCCTCGGCCGTGCTCGGTGACGACCTGTGGGCCATGCTCAAGGCCGAATCGGCCGACGCCATCAACGCCACCATCAATACCCAGCCGCTGATGCTGGCGGCCGGCGTCGCCACCTGGCGTGCCTGGCAGGCCGTTGGCGGCGCGCAGCCGGCCGTGGTAGCCGGCCACAGCCTGGGCGAATACAGCGCGCTGGTCGCCGCCGGGGCTTTGAGCTTTGCCGACGCGGTCAAGCTGGTGCGCCTGCGTGCCCAGGCGATGCAGGAAGCGGTGCCGGCCGGCGAAGGCGCGATGGCCGCCATCCTTAACCTGTCCGACGACGACATCCGCGCGGCGTGTGCCGAGGCGGCGCAGGGTGAGGTGGTGGAAGCGGTCAACTTCAACTCGCCGGGCCAGGTGGTAATCGCCGGCGCCAAGGCCGCCGTCGAGCGCGCCATGGAGCTGTGCAAGGCCAAGGGCGCCAAGCGCGCGCTGCCGCTGCCGGTGTCGGTGCCGTCGCACTGCGCGCTGATGAAGCCGGCAGCCGAGCGCCTGGCCGCCGCGCTGGCCGAGGTGGAGATCAAGGCGCCGGCAATTCCGGTGCTGCACAACGCGGACGTGGCGAGCTACAGTGACCCGGCGCAGATCCGCGATGCCCTGGTGCGCCAGCTCTACAGCCCGGTGCGCTGGACCGAGACGGTGCAGAAAATGGCGGCCGACGGCATCGTGCAACTGGCCGAGTGCGGTCCGGGCAAGGTGCTGGCGGGCTTGGCCAAGCGCATCGACGGCAACGTCAAGGGCCTGGCGCTGACCGATGCGGCGGCGCTGGAAGCGGCGCGCCAAGAGCTGCAGTAA
- a CDS encoding DUF177 domain-containing protein, with protein MSKPILIDPLKFAREGRSQTGTLAIAALDPRVHDDLSDTGGEVVYTLTGHVDALRRAVLRLTLDATISVRCQRCLSSMPYVLKTDSSVTLFTDEEKLEAACEADETLDAIMAEPELDVVRLVEDEIIMGLPLSPKHDDCGTDALERAKADKPNPFAVLAALKGTKSE; from the coding sequence ATGTCTAAACCGATTTTGATCGATCCGCTGAAGTTTGCCCGCGAGGGCCGCTCGCAGACTGGCACCCTGGCCATCGCGGCGCTGGATCCGCGCGTGCACGACGATCTGTCCGATACGGGCGGTGAGGTAGTCTATACCCTCACCGGCCATGTCGACGCCTTGCGTCGTGCCGTGCTCAGACTGACACTCGACGCCACGATCTCCGTGCGCTGCCAGCGTTGTCTGTCCAGCATGCCATATGTGCTCAAGACCGACTCCTCGGTGACGCTGTTCACCGACGAGGAGAAGCTCGAGGCGGCCTGCGAGGCCGACGAAACGCTCGACGCCATCATGGCCGAGCCGGAGTTGGACGTGGTTCGGCTGGTCGAAGACGAAATCATCATGGGCTTGCCGCTGTCGCCGAAGCACGACGATTGCGGTACGGATGCCCTGGAGCGCGCCAAGGCCGACAAGCCGAATCCGTTCGCGGTGCTGGCGGCGCTCAAGGGAACCAAGTCCGAATAA
- a CDS encoding isovaleryl-CoA dehydrogenase yields MTQSTHEVFNQPPPLVDYNLFTSDAALQEGIVREGAAWAREQLSYCGAELGRRESFEQGRLANLYPPLLHCFDAQGFRRDEVEFHPAWHALMRGIVDRRLHCAPWVDPQPGAHVARAAAFLLQAQVEAGTLCPTTMTFGAIPVLSQHAGLTLDWLPTLCSRDYDERDLPFGQKRGGLIGMGMTEKQGGSDVRANTTRAEPTSDGSYRLTGHKWFFSAPQSDAHLVLAQAPGGLSCFFMPRWLPDGQRNAIRLQRLKDKLGNRSNASAEVEFEAAYGVLLGEEGRGVPLILEMGGHTRLDCVLGTAGLMRQALSQAVHHCRHRRAFGQKLVEQPLMQNVLADMALEVEAAIALALRLARAGDAPDDEGETLLRRLLIPAAKYWVCKRGPELAAEAMEAMGGNAYMAESVMARIYAEMPVNSIWEGAGNVMCLDVLRTLAKLPRALDALLAELARVPGRHPAYRHALTRLADGLRRPALQQEADARRLARQLVLLMQASLLLRYAPEPLAEAFCTSRLGEDWGGGFGALPPSLALAPIVKRALLL; encoded by the coding sequence ATGACCCAGTCTACCCACGAAGTCTTCAACCAGCCGCCGCCTCTGGTCGACTACAACCTGTTCACCAGCGATGCCGCCTTGCAGGAAGGCATCGTGCGCGAAGGTGCGGCCTGGGCGCGCGAGCAGCTGAGCTACTGTGGTGCCGAACTGGGCCGCCGCGAGAGCTTCGAGCAGGGGCGGCTGGCCAACCTGTATCCTCCGCTGCTGCACTGCTTCGACGCCCAGGGTTTCCGGCGCGACGAGGTGGAGTTCCACCCCGCCTGGCACGCGTTGATGCGCGGCATCGTCGACCGCCGCCTGCACTGCGCGCCGTGGGTTGATCCCCAGCCGGGCGCGCACGTGGCGCGCGCCGCCGCCTTCCTGCTGCAGGCCCAGGTCGAGGCCGGCACGCTGTGTCCCACCACCATGACCTTCGGCGCGATTCCCGTGCTGTCGCAACACGCCGGCCTGACGCTGGACTGGCTGCCGACGCTGTGCAGCCGCGACTACGACGAGCGCGACCTGCCGTTCGGCCAGAAGCGCGGCGGGTTGATCGGCATGGGCATGACCGAGAAGCAGGGCGGCTCCGACGTGCGTGCCAACACCACGCGGGCCGAACCGACGTCCGACGGCAGCTACCGCCTCACCGGCCACAAGTGGTTTTTCTCGGCGCCGCAGAGCGACGCTCACCTGGTGCTGGCGCAGGCTCCCGGCGGCTTGTCGTGCTTCTTCATGCCGCGCTGGCTGCCCGACGGCCAGCGCAACGCGATCCGGCTGCAGCGTCTCAAAGATAAGCTCGGCAACCGCTCCAACGCTTCGGCCGAGGTGGAGTTCGAGGCTGCCTACGGTGTGCTGCTGGGCGAGGAGGGGCGCGGCGTGCCGCTCATCCTCGAGATGGGCGGCCATACCCGGCTCGACTGCGTGCTCGGCACCGCCGGGCTGATGCGCCAGGCGCTGTCGCAGGCGGTGCATCACTGCCGCCATCGCCGGGCCTTCGGCCAGAAGCTGGTGGAACAGCCGCTGATGCAGAACGTGCTGGCCGATATGGCGCTGGAGGTCGAGGCCGCCATCGCCCTGGCCCTGCGCCTGGCACGCGCCGGCGATGCGCCGGACGACGAGGGCGAGACGCTGCTGCGCCGCCTCTTGATCCCCGCTGCCAAGTACTGGGTGTGCAAGCGCGGGCCGGAGCTGGCGGCCGAGGCGATGGAGGCGATGGGCGGCAACGCCTACATGGCGGAGAGCGTGATGGCGCGCATCTACGCCGAGATGCCGGTCAATTCGATCTGGGAAGGGGCGGGTAACGTGATGTGCCTCGACGTGCTGCGTACCCTGGCCAAGTTGCCGCGCGCGCTGGACGCGCTGCTGGCGGAGCTGGCGCGGGTGCCGGGGCGCCATCCTGCTTACCGCCACGCGCTGACGCGGCTGGCCGACGGCCTGCGCCGGCCAGCGCTGCAACAGGAAGCCGACGCCCGGCGCCTGGCGCGCCAGTTGGTGCTGCTGATGCAGGCGAGCCTGCTGCTGCGCTACGCGCCGGAGCCGCTGGCCGAGGCGTTCTGCACCTCGCGCCTGGGCGAGGACTGGGGCGGCGGCTTCGGCGCCTTGCCGCCCTCGCTGGCGCTCGCGCCCATCGTCAAGCGGGCGTTGCTCCTCTGA
- a CDS encoding LemA family protein, translating to MKLILFLLLLALPLSYAALLYNALVGLKHQVGKCWANIDVLLKQRHDELPKLVEVCRQYAQFEQTTLIKVMEARAAISEAARAGNIGRLGELEGGLAGLLGQLFAVAEAYPELKADQQFSHLAQRISQLEDNIADRRELYNEAVNLNNVRIEQFPDVFVARLFGFRPATPLRFAAAETRDVDLTALFQR from the coding sequence ATGAAACTGATCCTGTTCCTGCTGCTGCTCGCCCTGCCGCTGTCGTACGCGGCCCTCCTCTACAACGCGCTGGTCGGCCTCAAGCATCAGGTCGGCAAGTGCTGGGCCAACATCGACGTGCTGCTCAAGCAGCGTCACGACGAATTGCCCAAGCTGGTCGAAGTGTGCCGCCAGTATGCCCAGTTCGAACAGACCACGCTGATCAAGGTGATGGAGGCGCGCGCCGCCATCTCGGAAGCGGCGCGTGCCGGCAACATCGGCCGGCTCGGCGAACTGGAAGGCGGACTGGCCGGCCTGCTCGGCCAGCTGTTCGCCGTGGCCGAGGCCTACCCGGAGCTCAAGGCCGACCAGCAGTTTTCCCACTTGGCGCAACGCATCAGCCAACTGGAGGACAACATCGCCGACCGGCGCGAACTCTACAACGAAGCGGTCAACCTCAACAACGTGCGCATCGAACAGTTCCCGGACGTGTTCGTCGCCCGGCTGTTCGGTTTCCGTCCGGCCACGCCGCTGCGCTTTGCCGCCGCCGAGACGCGCGATGTCGATCTGACAGCACTGTTCCAGCGTTAA
- a CDS encoding beta-ketoacyl-ACP synthase III, translated as MAYSRILGTGSYLPPTVLTNAMLAERVDTSDEWIVSRTGIRARHIADEQEKTSDLALKAARAALADAGVAADEIDLIVVATTTPDMVFPSTACLLQEKLGVHGCAAFDVQAVCAGFMYALITANNYIKSGMAKKALVVGAEVMSRILDWEDRRTCVLFGDGAGAVVLGESDEPGILHAKLAADGRYKDILNTPAQIAGGKIQGMPYLNMDGPAVFKFAVKALSDIAEKTLAEAGVSKDRVDWLVPHQANLRIIESTAKHLGLPMERVVVTLPEQGNTSAASIPLALDVAVRDGRIKRGQTVMLEGIGGGFAWGAVLLTF; from the coding sequence ATGGCCTATTCACGCATTCTCGGCACCGGCAGCTACCTGCCGCCGACCGTGCTTACGAATGCGATGCTGGCTGAGCGCGTCGACACCAGTGACGAGTGGATCGTTTCCCGTACTGGTATCCGCGCCCGCCACATCGCCGACGAGCAGGAAAAAACCAGCGACCTCGCGCTCAAGGCGGCCCGGGCCGCGCTGGCCGACGCGGGCGTCGCAGCCGATGAGATCGACCTCATCGTGGTGGCGACCACTACCCCCGACATGGTGTTCCCCAGCACCGCCTGCCTGCTGCAGGAAAAGCTCGGCGTGCACGGCTGCGCCGCGTTCGACGTGCAGGCGGTGTGCGCCGGCTTCATGTACGCGCTGATTACCGCCAACAACTACATCAAGTCCGGCATGGCCAAGAAGGCGCTGGTGGTCGGGGCCGAGGTGATGTCGCGCATCCTCGACTGGGAAGACCGCCGCACCTGCGTGCTGTTCGGTGACGGCGCCGGTGCCGTGGTGCTGGGCGAGTCGGACGAGCCCGGCATCCTGCACGCCAAGCTGGCGGCGGACGGGCGCTACAAGGACATCCTGAACACCCCGGCGCAGATCGCCGGCGGCAAGATCCAGGGCATGCCCTACCTCAACATGGATGGCCCGGCGGTGTTCAAGTTCGCCGTCAAGGCACTGTCCGACATCGCCGAGAAGACCCTGGCCGAGGCCGGCGTGAGCAAGGATCGGGTCGACTGGCTGGTGCCGCACCAGGCCAACCTGCGCATCATCGAATCGACCGCCAAGCATCTGGGGCTGCCGATGGAGCGCGTGGTGGTGACGCTGCCCGAGCAGGGCAACACCTCTGCCGCCTCGATCCCGCTGGCGCTGGACGTTGCCGTGCGCGACGGCCGCATCAAGCGTGGCCAGACCGTGATGCTGGAGGGCATCGGCGGCGGCTTCGCCTGGGGCGCGGTACTGCTCACCTTCTGA
- the fabF gene encoding beta-ketoacyl-ACP synthase II translates to MTKRRVVVTGLGHVSPVGNDVASGWANLLAGKSGIGTITRFDASDLACQIAGEVKDFNIGDYISPKDARRMDVFIHYGIAAAFQAIADAGLEDIPDLDKTRVGVNIGSGIGGLPLIEETGVALMEGGPRKIGPFFIPGSLVNLIAGHVSIMKGYQGPTYGIVSACTTGAHCIGDAARLIQYGDVDVMVAGGAEGAISRLGIGGFAAMKALSTRNDDPASSSRPWDKGRDGFVMGEGAGVLVLEEYEHAKKRGATIYAELVGFGMSSDAYHITAPNSDGPARGVKNALRDAGINPDEVDYVNAHGTSTPLGDANETTALKIAFGDHAKKLVVNSTKSMTGHLLGGAGGVEAVYSVLALHHQVSPPTINLFEQDIEGGCDLDYVANTAREMPIRVAISNSFGFGGTNGTLVFKRV, encoded by the coding sequence GTGACCAAACGTAGAGTAGTAGTAACCGGCCTTGGCCATGTGTCCCCGGTGGGCAACGATGTTGCGTCCGGCTGGGCCAACCTGCTGGCCGGCAAGTCCGGCATCGGCACCATCACCCGCTTCGATGCCAGCGACCTGGCGTGCCAGATCGCCGGCGAAGTGAAAGATTTCAATATCGGCGACTATATTTCGCCGAAAGACGCGCGCCGCATGGACGTGTTCATCCATTACGGCATCGCCGCGGCGTTCCAGGCGATCGCCGACGCCGGGCTCGAGGACATTCCCGACCTCGACAAGACCCGTGTCGGCGTCAACATCGGTTCCGGCATCGGCGGCTTGCCGCTGATCGAGGAGACCGGCGTGGCGTTGATGGAAGGTGGCCCGCGCAAGATCGGCCCGTTCTTCATTCCCGGTTCGCTGGTCAACCTGATCGCCGGCCACGTGTCGATCATGAAGGGCTACCAGGGACCGACCTACGGCATCGTTTCGGCCTGCACCACCGGCGCGCACTGCATCGGTGACGCGGCGCGCCTGATCCAGTACGGCGACGTCGACGTGATGGTGGCCGGCGGCGCCGAAGGCGCCATCTCGCGCCTGGGCATCGGCGGCTTTGCCGCGATGAAGGCGTTGTCGACGCGCAACGACGATCCGGCCTCCTCGTCCCGCCCGTGGGACAAGGGCCGCGACGGCTTCGTGATGGGCGAGGGCGCCGGCGTGCTGGTACTGGAAGAGTACGAACACGCCAAGAAGCGCGGCGCCACCATCTACGCCGAGCTGGTCGGCTTCGGCATGAGCTCGGATGCGTACCACATCACCGCGCCGAACAGCGACGGTCCGGCACGCGGCGTGAAGAACGCCCTGCGCGACGCCGGCATCAATCCGGACGAGGTGGATTACGTCAACGCGCACGGTACCTCCACCCCGTTGGGTGATGCCAACGAGACCACCGCGCTGAAGATCGCCTTCGGCGACCACGCCAAGAAGCTGGTGGTGAACTCGACCAAGTCGATGACCGGCCACCTGCTGGGCGGCGCCGGCGGCGTCGAGGCGGTGTACTCGGTGCTGGCGCTGCACCACCAGGTGTCGCCGCCGACCATCAACCTGTTCGAGCAGGATATCGAAGGCGGTTGCGATCTGGACTACGTCGCCAACACCGCGCGCGAGATGCCGATCCGCGTGGCGATCTCCAACTCGTTCGGCTTCGGCGGCACCAACGGCACGCTGGT
- the fabG gene encoding 3-oxoacyl-ACP reductase FabG, translating into MSLQGKVALVTGASRGIGAAIADALAAEGAKVIGTATSESGAAAIGERLAAQGGVGMVLNVGEEGAIEALVDTIAKEHGDIAILVNNAGITRDGLLMRMKDEDWDAIMDTNLKSVFKASKAVLRGMMKARWGRIVNIASVVGAMGNAGQANYAAAKAGIMGFTKSMAREVGSRNITVNCVAPGFIDTDMTRALPEAQREALVQQIALGRLGDAKDIADAVAFLASDRAAYITGQTLHVNGGMLMP; encoded by the coding sequence ATGAGTCTGCAGGGTAAAGTGGCGCTGGTGACCGGCGCTTCCCGCGGCATCGGTGCGGCCATTGCCGACGCGCTGGCGGCCGAGGGTGCCAAGGTGATCGGCACCGCCACCTCCGAGAGCGGTGCCGCCGCGATCGGCGAGCGCCTGGCGGCGCAGGGCGGCGTGGGCATGGTGCTCAACGTCGGTGAGGAAGGCGCCATCGAGGCGCTGGTCGACACCATCGCCAAGGAGCATGGCGACATCGCCATCCTGGTCAACAACGCCGGCATCACCCGCGATGGCCTGTTGATGCGCATGAAGGACGAAGACTGGGACGCCATCATGGACACCAACCTGAAGTCGGTGTTCAAGGCCTCCAAGGCCGTGCTGCGTGGCATGATGAAGGCGCGCTGGGGCCGCATCGTCAACATCGCTTCGGTGGTGGGCGCGATGGGCAACGCCGGCCAGGCCAACTATGCCGCCGCCAAGGCGGGCATCATGGGCTTCACCAAGTCGATGGCGCGCGAAGTGGGCAGCCGCAACATCACCGTCAACTGCGTGGCGCCGGGCTTCATCGATACCGACATGACCCGCGCCCTGCCGGAAGCGCAGCGCGAGGCGCTGGTGCAGCAGATCGCCCTGGGCCGCCTGGGCGATGCCAAGGATATCGCCGACGCCGTGGCCTTTTTGGCGTCGGATCGCGCGGCCTATATCACGGGCCAGACTTTGCATGTAAATGGTGGCATGCTGATGCCCTGA
- the acpP gene encoding acyl carrier protein, with protein sequence MENIEQRVKKIVAEQLGVNEAEVKTESSFVDDLGADSLDTVELVMALEEEFECEIPDEEAEKITTVQQAIDFVNAHLNK encoded by the coding sequence ATGGAAAACATCGAACAGCGCGTCAAGAAGATCGTTGCCGAGCAACTGGGCGTGAACGAAGCCGAAGTGAAAACCGAGTCTTCCTTCGTCGACGATCTGGGCGCTGACTCCCTGGATACCGTTGAACTGGTGATGGCTCTGGAAGAAGAGTTCGAGTGCGAAATTCCGGATGAAGAAGCCGAGAAGATCACCACCGTTCAGCAAGCGATTGACTTCGTCAACGCTCATCTGAACAAGTAA
- a CDS encoding nucleoside triphosphate pyrophosphatase has product MQIVLASTSPYRREIIARLGLPFEAVAPHCDETPLPDETALMTATRLARAKAESLAGRFPAALIIGSDQVALLDGQQIGKPLEFERGVEMLKWMSGRTVLFHSALALVNTATGRVQETVGLTRVTLRELSETQIRHYLTREPDALHCAGAAKSEGLGGALIARIESDDPNSLIGVPLFELVTMLNNEGVEIL; this is encoded by the coding sequence ATGCAGATTGTCCTCGCTTCCACCTCTCCCTACCGTCGCGAGATCATCGCGCGCCTGGGCCTGCCGTTCGAGGCCGTGGCGCCGCATTGCGACGAAACCCCGCTACCCGACGAGACCGCGCTCATGACCGCCACGCGCCTGGCGCGCGCCAAGGCCGAGTCGCTGGCAGGGCGTTTTCCGGCGGCGCTGATCATCGGCTCGGACCAGGTGGCGCTGCTCGACGGCCAGCAGATCGGCAAGCCGCTCGAGTTCGAGCGTGGGGTGGAGATGCTGAAGTGGATGAGCGGCCGTACCGTGCTGTTCCATTCGGCGCTGGCGCTGGTGAATACCGCCACCGGCCGGGTACAGGAGACGGTGGGGCTGACGCGCGTGACGCTGCGCGAGCTGTCCGAGACGCAGATCCGCCACTACCTGACGCGCGAGCCGGACGCGCTGCATTGCGCCGGCGCCGCCAAGAGCGAGGGGCTGGGCGGCGCGCTGATCGCCCGCATCGAGTCGGACGATCCCAATTCGCTGATCGGCGTGCCGCTGTTCGAGCTGGTGACGATGCTGAACAACGAAGGCGTGGAGATCCTGTGA
- a CDS encoding SAM-dependent methyltransferase, producing the protein MAGTLFLIPTPLGDEATPWLPEPERARVLHITHFVVEAEKTARRHLKALGVTTPIRELTLSTLNEHTKPAEVAALLQPLAEGHDLGLVSEAGCPAVADPGAQLVALAHEKGFRVEPLIGPSSILLALMASGANGQCFAFHGYLPVDAAERAKAVKELEQRSRQRNETQIFIETPYRNNALLQQLRETLSPATRLCVAADLTLPSQTIVSRRVKDWPKDAPDFHKRPALFVIHAG; encoded by the coding sequence ATGGCCGGCACGCTGTTTTTGATCCCCACCCCGCTCGGCGACGAGGCCACGCCCTGGCTGCCCGAGCCGGAGCGCGCCCGCGTGCTGCACATCACCCATTTTGTGGTGGAGGCGGAGAAGACCGCGCGCCGCCACCTCAAGGCGCTCGGCGTGACCACGCCGATCCGCGAGCTGACGCTGTCCACGCTGAACGAGCACACCAAGCCCGCCGAGGTGGCGGCGCTGCTGCAACCCTTGGCCGAGGGCCACGACCTGGGCCTGGTGTCAGAAGCCGGCTGCCCGGCGGTGGCCGACCCCGGCGCACAGCTGGTGGCGCTGGCGCACGAGAAGGGCTTCCGCGTGGAGCCGTTGATCGGGCCGTCGTCGATTCTGCTCGCGCTGATGGCGTCCGGCGCCAACGGCCAGTGCTTCGCCTTCCACGGCTATTTGCCGGTGGACGCGGCCGAGCGCGCCAAGGCGGTGAAGGAGTTGGAGCAGCGCTCGCGCCAGCGCAACGAGACGCAGATTTTCATCGAGACGCCGTACCGCAACAACGCGCTGCTGCAACAGCTGCGCGAGACGCTGAGCCCGGCGACGCGGCTGTGCGTGGCGGCCGACCTGACGCTGCCCAGCCAGACCATCGTCAGCCGGCGCGTCAAGGACTGGCCGAAGGACGCGCCGGACTTCCACAAGCGCCCGGCGCTGTTCGTGATCCACGCCGGCTGA
- the plsX gene encoding phosphate acyltransferase PlsX: MTITVAVDAMGGDVGLKVTVPASIQFLQDHPDARLILVGDQTALEAELALHAAVARDRLRIHHASQVVGMDESPQLAMKNKKDSSMRVAINLVKEGEAQAAVSAGNTGALMATARFVLKTIPGIDRPAIAKLLPTSKGTSCMLDLGANVDCTPAQLLQFGIMGSELVSSLSGKASPTVGLLNIGSEDIKGNETVKQAAELLKDAELNFYGNVEGNDIYRGTVDVVVCDGFTGNVALKTSEGLAHMIASFLREEFTRSWWTRLCALAAMPVLNHFKKRVDARRYNGASLLGLRGIVVKSHGGTDALGFRYALEQACEEAGSNVIAHIAERVAQQLEHIKQSEAAAN; this comes from the coding sequence ATGACTATCACCGTAGCGGTTGATGCAATGGGCGGTGACGTTGGCCTCAAGGTCACCGTCCCGGCATCGATCCAGTTTCTCCAAGACCATCCCGACGCTCGACTCATTCTTGTAGGTGACCAGACCGCCCTCGAGGCGGAATTGGCGCTGCATGCCGCCGTCGCGCGCGACCGTCTGCGCATCCATCACGCTTCCCAGGTGGTGGGCATGGACGAATCGCCGCAGCTGGCCATGAAGAACAAGAAAGACTCGTCGATGCGGGTGGCGATCAACCTCGTCAAGGAAGGCGAGGCGCAGGCGGCCGTGTCGGCCGGCAACACCGGTGCGCTGATGGCCACCGCGCGCTTCGTGCTCAAGACCATTCCCGGCATCGACCGTCCGGCCATCGCCAAGCTGTTGCCCACAAGCAAGGGCACCAGCTGCATGCTGGACCTGGGCGCCAATGTCGACTGCACCCCGGCGCAACTGCTGCAATTCGGCATCATGGGCTCCGAGCTGGTGTCCAGCCTGTCCGGCAAGGCCAGCCCCACGGTGGGCCTGCTGAACATCGGCTCCGAAGACATCAAGGGCAACGAGACCGTCAAGCAGGCCGCCGAGCTGCTGAAAGACGCCGAACTGAATTTTTACGGCAACGTTGAAGGCAACGACATCTACCGCGGCACGGTGGATGTGGTAGTCTGCGACGGATTTACCGGCAACGTGGCGCTGAAGACCTCCGAGGGTCTGGCGCACATGATTGCCTCCTTCCTGCGCGAAGAATTCACCCGAAGCTGGTGGACCCGGTTGTGTGCGCTGGCCGCCATGCCGGTCCTGAACCACTTCAAGAAACGGGTGGATGCCCGCCGCTACAACGGCGCGAGCCTCTTGGGCTTGCGCGGTATCGTGGTGAAAAGCCACGGCGGCACCGACGCGCTGGGATTCCGGTACGCGCTGGAACAGGCTTGCGAGGAGGCCGGTTCCAACGTGATTGCTCACATCGCCGAGCGGGTTGCACAGCAACTAGAACACATCAAGCAATCCGAGGCAGCAGCGAACTGA